The following proteins are encoded in a genomic region of Procambarus clarkii isolate CNS0578487 chromosome 23, FALCON_Pclarkii_2.0, whole genome shotgun sequence:
- the LOC123749833 gene encoding uncharacterized protein: MHRNVYNIPSRYPRAGQKYAGLKEDKSAAGRGQVSSRDRTSQQQGQDKTAARTGQDSSKDRTSQQQGQDKSAAGTGQDSSKDRTRQQQGQDKTAARTGQDSSKDRTRQQQGQDKSAARTGQDSSKDRTRQQQGHDKTAARTGQDSSKDRTRQQQGQDKTAARTGQVSSRDRTSQQQGQDKTAARTGQDSSKDRTRQQQGQDKTAARTGQDSSKDRTRQQQGQDKTAARTGQDSSKDRTRQQQGQDKTAARTGQDSSKDRTRQQQGQDKTAARTEQDSSKDMTRQQQGQDKTAARTGQDSSKDRTIHQQGKSKDEYGGVKERPGGKNG, from the coding sequence ATGCATAGGAATGTATACAATATCCCGTCGAGGTATCCCAGGGCCGGTCAGAAATATGCAGGACTAAAGGAGGACAAGTCAGCAGCAGGGAGAGGACAAGTCAGCAGCAGGGACAGGACAAGTCAGCAGCAGGGACAGGACAAGACAGCAGCAAGGACAGGACAAGACAGCAGCAAGGACAGGACAAGTCAGCAGCAGGGACAGGACAAGTCAGCAGCAGGGACAGGACAAGACAGCAGCAAGGACAGGACAAGACAGCAGCAAGGACAGGACAAGACAGCAGCAAGGACAGGACAAGACAGCAGCAAGGACAGGACAAGACAGCAGCAAGGACAGGACAAGTCAGCAGCAAGGACAGGACAAGACAGCAGCAAGGACAGAACAAGACAGCAGCAAGGACATGACAAGACAGCAGCAAGGACAGGACAAGACAGCAGCAAGGACAGGACAAGACAGCAGCAAGGACAGGACAAGACAGCAGCAAGGACAGGACAAGTCAGCAGCAGGGACAGGACAAGTCAGCAGCAGGGACAGGACAAGACAGCAGCAAGGACAGGACAAGACAGCAGCAAGGACAGGACAAGACAGCAGCAAGGACAGGACAAGACAGCAGCAAGGACAGGACAAGACAGCAGCAAGGACAGGACAAGACAGCAGCAAGGACAGGACAAGACAGCAGCAAGGACAGGACAAGACAGCAGCAAGGACAGAACAAGACAGCAGCAAGGACAGGACAAGACAGCAGCAAGGACAGGACAAGACAGCAGCAAGGACAGGACAAGACAGCAGCAAGGACAGGACAAGACAGCAGCAAGGACAGAACAAGACAGCAGCAAGGACATGACAAGACAGCAGCAAGGACAGGACAAGACAGCAGCAAGGACAGGACAAGACAGCAGCAAGGACAGGACAATTCATCAGCAAGGAAAGAGCAAGGATGAATATGGAGGGGTCAAGGAGAGGCCAGGGGGCAAAAATGGGTAA